In Bradyrhizobium sp. WD16, the genomic stretch GCGACGTCGTGGTCGACACCGACGAATATCCGCGCCATGGCGCCACGATCGAGGCCATGGCCAAGCTGCGCCCGGCGTTCGAGAAAGAGGGCACCGTGACCGCCGGCAACGCGTCGGGCATCAATGACGGCGCCGCCGCCCTGGTGCTGATGAGCGCCAAACAGGCCGCCAAGGAAGGCCGCTCGCCGATCGCGCGCATCGTCTCCTGGGGCCAGGCAGGCGTCGACCCTTCGATCATGGGCACCGGCCCGATTCCGGCATCGCGCGCGGCGCTCAAGAAGGCCGGCTGGAAGGTCGACGATCTCGACCTCATCGAGGCCAACGAGGCCTTCGCGGCCCAGGCCTGCGCCGTCAACAAGGACCTCGGCTGGGATACGTCGAAGGTGAACGTCAACGGCGGCGCAATCGCGATCGGTCATCCCATCGGCGCATCGGGCGCCCGCGTCCTTGTGACGCTGCTGCACGAGATGCAGAAGCGCGACGCTAAGAAGGGCCTCGCCACGCTGTGCATCGGCGGCGGTATGGGCATCGCGCTCTGCGTCGAGCGTTGAGAGCGCACTGCACAATCGGCGCGTGATACAAGTCACGCGTGACGAAGGCGCGACGTGTGAAAAATGCCCGGCCTGTTGCCGGGCATTTTTGTTTTCATTCCCACAAGCGATTTGGTCTTGCAGTTCGTGGCGCGTGTCGGAATACTTTGTCTGCCGGAGCAGACGACAAGGCTTGCGAGGGAGACGTCGGAATGACACGAGTGGCATTGGTGACGGGAGGCACGCGCGGCATTGGCGCGGCGATCAGCAAGGCCCTCAAGTTGGCCGGTTACAACGTGGCGGCGAGTTATGCCGGCAATGATGACGCTGCCAGCAAGTTCAAGTCCGAGACCGGCATCCCGGTCTTCAAGTGGGACGTCGCCTCCTTCGAGGCCTGCGGTGAAGGCATCAGGAAGGTGGAAGTCGACCTCGGCCCCATCGAGGTGCTGGTCAACAATGCCGGGATTACCCGCGACACCGCCTTTCACAAGATGACGCTCGAACAATGGAGTGCGGTGATCAACACCAATCTCGGTTCGTTGTTCAATATGACGAGGCATGTCATCGAAGGCATGCGGGCGCGGAAATTTGGCCGCATCGTCAACATTTCCTCGATCAACGGCCAGAAGGGGCAATTCGGCCAGGTCAATTACTCGGCGGCGAAGGCCGGCGACATCGGCTTCACCAAGGCGCTGGCGCTGGAAAACGCCAAGACCGG encodes the following:
- the phbB gene encoding acetoacetyl-CoA reductase — encoded protein: MTRVALVTGGTRGIGAAISKALKLAGYNVAASYAGNDDAASKFKSETGIPVFKWDVASFEACGEGIRKVEVDLGPIEVLVNNAGITRDTAFHKMTLEQWSAVINTNLGSLFNMTRHVIEGMRARKFGRIVNISSINGQKGQFGQVNYSAAKAGDIGFTKALALENAKTGITVNAICPGYINTEMVQAVPKDVVEKSILPMIPVNRLGEPEEIARGVVFLASDDAGFVTGSTLTINGGQYLV